One window from the genome of Echinicola vietnamensis DSM 17526 encodes:
- the fabF gene encoding beta-ketoacyl-ACP synthase II has product MRRVVITGMGALTPIGNNVEDFWGSLKEGKSGAAPITKFDATKFKTKFACELKDFDPLQHIPRAEARKYDLFTQYALVAVAEAITHGKVDFDQLDKNRIGVIWGSGNGGLATFHQQVAEYVQGDGTPRFNPYFIPKMIVDIAAGVISIKYGLRGVNFAPVSACATSNTAIIDAFNHIKWNKAEMIITGGSEAAITESSIGGFGAAKALSTNNEHPETASRPFDVTRDGFVMGEGAGALVLEELEHAKRRGAPIIAEVVGGGMAADAYHLTGTHPEGEGAYLGMLAAMEEAGIGPESLDYINMHATSTPLGDVSELKAIERIFGRDSKLSISATKSMTGHLLGAAGAIEAIASIKAIQHGIVPPTINCTEVEPAYKGVFDLTLGKAQERPVRYAMSNTFGFGGHIATAIFKAYEG; this is encoded by the coding sequence ATGAGAAGAGTAGTCATTACCGGAATGGGTGCCTTGACGCCCATCGGGAACAATGTAGAGGACTTCTGGGGATCCCTAAAGGAAGGGAAAAGTGGAGCAGCTCCCATCACCAAGTTCGACGCCACAAAATTTAAAACCAAGTTTGCTTGTGAGCTAAAAGATTTTGATCCACTTCAGCATATCCCAAGGGCAGAAGCAAGAAAATACGATTTGTTTACCCAGTATGCCTTGGTGGCAGTAGCCGAAGCGATTACCCACGGAAAGGTTGATTTTGATCAACTGGACAAGAACCGCATAGGCGTGATTTGGGGTTCGGGGAATGGCGGTTTGGCTACCTTTCACCAACAGGTGGCCGAATATGTCCAAGGGGATGGTACTCCCCGGTTCAATCCGTATTTTATCCCAAAGATGATCGTGGATATTGCCGCAGGGGTAATTTCTATCAAATATGGTTTGAGGGGAGTGAATTTTGCTCCGGTATCGGCTTGTGCAACCTCCAATACTGCCATCATCGATGCCTTTAACCATATCAAATGGAACAAGGCCGAGATGATCATTACGGGCGGCTCAGAGGCGGCCATTACCGAGAGTTCCATTGGGGGATTTGGTGCTGCAAAGGCCTTGTCGACGAACAATGAGCATCCCGAGACGGCCTCCAGGCCTTTCGATGTCACACGAGACGGTTTTGTGATGGGAGAAGGAGCCGGGGCATTGGTGTTGGAGGAACTGGAACACGCCAAGAGACGGGGAGCTCCGATCATTGCCGAGGTAGTGGGCGGTGGAATGGCTGCCGATGCGTATCATTTGACCGGAACCCATCCAGAGGGCGAGGGTGCTTACTTGGGCATGCTGGCGGCCATGGAAGAGGCCGGCATTGGTCCCGAAAGCCTTGATTATATCAATATGCATGCTACTTCCACTCCTTTGGGGGATGTCAGTGAGCTGAAAGCCATTGAACGTATTTTTGGTCGTGACAGTAAGTTGAGCATCAGCGCGACCAAGTCCATGACCGGCCATCTGCTGGGTGCAGCAGGAGCGATAGAGGCAATTGCAAGTATTAAAGCAATTCAGCATGGGATTGTTCCGCCAACCATTAATTGTACGGAAGTGGAGCCGGCCTATAAAGGAGTGTTTGACCTGACATTGGGCAAGGCCCAAGAACGACCAGTACGCTATGCGATGAGCAATACATTTGGCTTTGGCGGACATATTGCTACCGCCATTTTTAAGGCGTATGAAGGATAA
- a CDS encoding TetR/AcrR family transcriptional regulator translates to MHTKDKIVQLADVLIRTKGCNAFSFGDISKALQIKNASIHYHFSTKTALVRAVIQQHGALLLKFKGRVAEKGPLEKVKLFLSTYTMARSGGKISILGALASDYLTFDEAIQLELRMLTDGTLLWLMETLQEGKDEGEFNFTSDAKTKAQMVITNILGAEQLSRVTGQGDFKKAQAAIIRDLINRSI, encoded by the coding sequence ATGCATACCAAGGATAAGATCGTACAACTAGCGGATGTGCTCATCAGGACGAAGGGGTGTAATGCCTTTAGTTTTGGGGATATTTCGAAGGCCCTACAGATCAAGAATGCCTCGATACATTATCATTTTTCTACCAAGACTGCTTTGGTGAGGGCCGTGATTCAGCAGCACGGAGCCCTTCTTTTGAAGTTCAAGGGAAGGGTGGCAGAGAAAGGACCCCTTGAGAAAGTAAAGCTATTTTTAAGTACTTATACGATGGCAAGGTCTGGAGGGAAGATCAGTATCTTAGGGGCTTTGGCCAGTGATTATTTGACCTTTGATGAAGCCATCCAGCTGGAATTGCGGATGTTGACGGATGGAACATTGCTTTGGCTGATGGAAACCTTACAAGAAGGCAAAGACGAGGGGGAGTTTAATTTCACCTCAGATGCCAAAACCAAAGCACAAATGGTCATCACCAACATCCTCGGAGCCGAGCAGCTTTCGAGGGTTACGGGCCAAGGTGATTTTAAAAAAGCCCAAGCGGCAATTATACGGGATTTAATCAATAGAAGCATATGA